The sequence CGGGCACTCCGGGTGCTGCATACCTGCACGTCTCGCGGACCATCGTGCGGCGAGCCGAACGCTCCGGTTGGGTCGCGTACGAGGAGTACGGGGACGGGATCAGCCTCCTGGCGGTGAAGTACCTCAACCGGCTCTCGGACCTGCTGTTCATCCTGGCCAGGCACGCGAACCGCGAGCGCGGCGACGTCCTGTGGGTGCCCGGCGGCGACCGCTAGTCCTGCCAGCTCTCCGCGAGCAGGTCGCGCGTCTGCGTCAGCAGCTGCGGCAGCGTCTTGGTCTTGCCGATGATCGGCATGAAGTTCGAGTCACCGACCCACCGCGGGACCACGTGCTGGTGCAGGTGGGCAGCGATGCCCGCTCCCCCGGCGACGCCCTGATTCATGCCGATGTTGAACCCCTCGGCACGCGACACCAGCCGGAGCGTACGCACCGACTGTTTGGTGAGCTCGGCGATCTCGTCGGATTCCTCCGTGGTCGTGTCGACGTAGTCCGCGACGTGCCGGAACGGCACCACCATCAGGTGACCTGACGTGTAGGGATACAGGTTGAGCACGACGTACGCGAGGTCACCGCGATGCACGATCAAGCCGTCAGGGTCACTGAGCTCCGGGATCCGACAGAACGGGCACGCATGCTCGTCGGGTTCCTGGGGCCGGTTCTCGCCCCGGACGTACGCCATCCGGTGCGGGGTCCAGAGCCGGTCCAGCTCATCGGGGCGTCCAATGCCGTCCTGGACGATGCCTTCTTCCACCAAGGTCACACCAGGTCGCCGACGAGATCGGAGATGCGCTGGTCGGGATCGAGGACGATGCCGGCGTCACGAGCGTGCCCGTCGATGAGGAACCAGAGAGAGCGGCCGAGTACGCGCGCCAAGAGGTCCTCCGTGACGTCACCCTCCCGCTCCAACCATCGGCGTACGGATCCGAGCGCCGCGCCGAGGATGCCATGGACAAAGGTGTCGAGGCTGGTGTCGAGCTCGTCAGGAATGGCGACGCCGAGCAGGCCGGCGACACCACGGATGAGGTCCACGACGTCACCGGAGATCGAGTCGACGCCGGACTTGAACGGTCCCTCACTCGCGGTGTCGTGGTCGGCAAGACGGTGCAGGGCGGGGTGCGCGGCGGCCCAGTGCACGTATGCACCGACACCTGCGTCGATCAGTTCGGGGATGGTGCCGTCCATGACGAGCGCCGGGATGATTGCGTCGCGTACGTCCTCGATGATCCGGCTGTGGATCGCCAGATCCAGGTCCGCCCGGTCGCCGAAGTGCCGGTAGACGACCGTCCGGGACAACCCGGCGGCTTCCGCGATCTGTTGGATCTGCGGCTTGTCACGCAGTTCGCCAGCCTCGACGACCTCGATGGCTGCCTCGACGATCTGCGCCCGACGCTCGGCGTTGTGATCGTCCCAGCGTGCCTGCCGACCATCTGCCCGACCGGGCAGGATGGTTGAGACCGACGGCGTACGCATGGGACAACCCTAATGGAGACCGCGTGTCTAGATCGGCAACCCTCGACGCAATCGGGCAACGCGGGGCAGGGTGGCCTCGGCCGCGATCCGCATCGACTCGGCGACGTCGGTGATCTTCACCCGCGGGCGGCCCTGTGCCTCACCGCGACGGCGCTCCTCGGCGTCGATGGCCAGCCAACCGGCAAGATCGACCATGCCCGGCTGGCGATGGCGGATCATGCTGCGCAGCCCGGCGGTCGTGCCGACAGGCTCGGGGATGATCCCGGCGTCGAAGTCGTCCAGGATCGCGTCCACGGTCTCCTCGGCATCGGACTTGTTCGTGCCGATGAAGCCGTTGGGGCCACGCTTGACCCAGCCAGCGACATAGACACCCGGTGCGACTCGGCCTGAGGTGTTCGGGACCACACCACGCTTCTCGTCGTACGGAAGGTCCTTGATCGGCAGACCGTGATAGCCCACGGCGCGGAGGACCAGACCGGTCTCGAGAACCTCGGTCTCCCCCGTCGACGTCGCCGAGACCGAGCCGTCCTTGTGCTTCACCAGGCGCGTACGCCCCACGTCGACGGCGCTCACGCAGTCGGTGCCGACGAGCTTGGTCGGCGCGGCGGCGAACCGCAGCACGATGGTCCGCAACGCAGGGTCGACCGGGCGGTGACGCAGTTCCTCGATCAGCCGTTCCTTCTGCGAGCCCCCACCGAACGCCTGGGCATCGGTGAGGTCGCCGAGGTCGACGACGACGTTGAGTTCATCCTCGCCGAGGAGACCGACCAACTCGGGCACCGTGAACGCCGCCTGGGCAGGGCCACGGCGACCGAGGACGACGACCTCGCGCACCTTGCTGTTGCGCAGAGCCGCCAGGGGGCCGTCGGCGATGTCAGTGGTCTCCAGCACGTGCGGTGGGAGAGCCAGGATGCGTGCGCAGTCGAGGGCCACGTTGCCGTTGCCGACCAGCACGACGCGCTCGGAGTCGAGCGGTGGTTGCAGGTCCTGCTTGTCGGGGTGGCCGTTGTACCAACCGACGAAGTCGGTTGCCGAGATCGAGCCCGGCAGGTCATCACCAGGTACGCCGAGCGTCTTGTCACTGGCAGCCCCGACCGTGTAGAGCACGGCGTGATAGCGCGCCGTCAACTCGTCGTGAGTGAGGTGGTTG comes from Nocardioides baekrokdamisoli and encodes:
- a CDS encoding HIT family protein — translated: MTLVEEGIVQDGIGRPDELDRLWTPHRMAYVRGENRPQEPDEHACPFCRIPELSDPDGLIVHRGDLAYVVLNLYPYTSGHLMVVPFRHVADYVDTTTEESDEIAELTKQSVRTLRLVSRAEGFNIGMNQGVAGGAGIAAHLHQHVVPRWVGDSNFMPIIGKTKTLPQLLTQTRDLLAESWQD
- a CDS encoding TetR/AcrR family transcriptional regulator, translating into MRTPSVSTILPGRADGRQARWDDHNAERRAQIVEAAIEVVEAGELRDKPQIQQIAEAAGLSRTVVYRHFGDRADLDLAIHSRIIEDVRDAIIPALVMDGTIPELIDAGVGAYVHWAAAHPALHRLADHDTASEGPFKSGVDSISGDVVDLIRGVAGLLGVAIPDELDTSLDTFVHGILGAALGSVRRWLEREGDVTEDLLARVLGRSLWFLIDGHARDAGIVLDPDQRISDLVGDLV
- a CDS encoding FAD-dependent oxidoreductase; this translates as MPHVVTQSCCSDGSCVLACPVNCIHPAPGEPGFATAEMLWVDADACVDCGACVTACPVDAILPHTKLNHAQLPFLSLNAEYFDAFPHADRTPLALVHEQRRLDRSGPYRVAVVGAGPAGLYAADELLKHPEIKVDVFDRLPSPHGLVRFGVAPDHQKTKRVQDLFAKIERQRGFRYFLGVEVGNHLTHDELTARYHAVLYTVGAASDKTLGVPGDDLPGSISATDFVGWYNGHPDKQDLQPPLDSERVVLVGNGNVALDCARILALPPHVLETTDIADGPLAALRNSKVREVVVLGRRGPAQAAFTVPELVGLLGEDELNVVVDLGDLTDAQAFGGGSQKERLIEELRHRPVDPALRTIVLRFAAAPTKLVGTDCVSAVDVGRTRLVKHKDGSVSATSTGETEVLETGLVLRAVGYHGLPIKDLPYDEKRGVVPNTSGRVAPGVYVAGWVKRGPNGFIGTNKSDAEETVDAILDDFDAGIIPEPVGTTAGLRSMIRHRQPGMVDLAGWLAIDAEERRRGEAQGRPRVKITDVAESMRIAAEATLPRVARLRRGLPI